cacttgtgacgaggcgagaagagctaagagccagggaatcatatggtatgaggtctaacaaaattctatgaatcaatagattgatttgaaaagtaaaataagagggttaatgctggtcaggatttaaaataagagctctgagtcacgatgtccttctaaatatcaaaattcattaagatccgatcacccactcgtaagttataaatacctaattttttctaatttttcctctccctttagccctccagatggtcgaatctgggaaaacgactttatcaagtcaaattttgcagctccctgacacgcctattaattttcatcgtcctagcatgtccagaagcaccaaactcgccaaatcactgaacccctccccccacctcccccaaagagagcgaaaggtaacaggtgacacaATACGTTGGAACAGGTGACACaaaaaaggtaacaggtgacacaATAcgttggaactacataattttggctatatatttgcacattaggcaggttggacgtaaattatagtatagagatgccTGCTTTTCCATTgtgtatgtaggctaagtagaaggtcacttgtacctgattctgtccgtgttgtttttagttgggtgggaaacatccaaagaaagtttcctttgaaaaggaaaggtgagaatgcccaaaagtgagattgaatttgtcaaagcttggaggtttgcccattcagtctgtttaaaggaaatggattcataattgaagctttgttcatttcaatcttaagggtgacctatatttgtgacaattcattaaatggttgtaaaggggttacttttgtttattcattagtcttctttgttttctaacaattttttaatctttaaattgatatccatttcttacaaatttttattgatgcCAAAGgctcatttgcaagttttcacctactttgtaatccctggtctcacaattacatttaaatttactgaagctaggaaacatagagctactatctatttaaagaaaatcaatggatataagtaggttttattgtatttaagccctagggccatggcaattaaagacaaattaaacaagattaactttaaaatactggacattaaataagcatgatagtcacaaagaaaaacaaataacaaaattatacttctgtgttcagttgccaacctgagcaatagtcataaattttttaaatcttgcagaacattcaccccaattacattcacaagctatctctcatgacccacactcttgtccatacatccacatttcagggaaatagaaggaccatcatactggtattcttcatttttacttatatttaatgggtttgaaagagagtttctatggctaagtcagtaggccagtaaaggacctggtggtcctttagccaggtagtgcaataggaagctagggaccagtcagcctatgctcttgcatgcccttccttcttactgtccctagatttccatctgtactcatttaaagttaggccaattctagctgaggttagtcatatcaccaacccctatccaaaacaaaataaactgacaatgccaggaattaaacctgtaccccttggacaaagcattccagTCCAGagtgcctaccacttagcaaggaacacaaatttgaccaaagaataataattattttaaaaacagtagaatattgaaataaaaacttgctatagttgtcccactactatcctgtaaatgctataggcccattttatttagacatatcaatttaagacaggtatcaacaaaactccatcagggattgtatatgcttaagatacaatcaagctatttgaatgcttagttatgtgatattctagtcttcaaataataaaaaaagagaaaaagtatatgatctatttatttttcactagctcatttgagcaaaatcatttgtgacagccaaatgcccatggttggcttagaacctctctaaatgctatGAAActgaaggaataaaaaaaatatactaatcagcattaaactgtcccttaaatttaaacacgtgcATATAATTCGAAAATaacgctactgctagtcagcttactgtgccgttccTACTGGCTCTACCGcagttagaaatgggcagttaccgcgcagttactgcagttactgaaaaaccgtcagctggaacacaccctaCGTTAAAAGCCAAAATGGATGTTTTTGATGAACAAATTATTGAATTTGTAGAAGCTAGGAAATATTTATATAGCTCAAAGGACCCTGGTTTCAAGGATAGGCAATTGAAGCAGAATTCGTGGGAAAGTCTGAGCCAAAGCTTTGCTTCAGTTGGTAAAGACATTAGTGGTGAGTATTCTTGGTATTTTCTTGATTTGTAGGCTAGGGTATGTTTTgctaaattttgttatttcacTTACTAGCAGTCTGTAAgtaatgctgaaaaaattaacaatgcattatatatttgaattgatttttctgttgttttttcaaatatttgaaacaaaattagcCTAGCCTACTGGTATTTTACCCTAGCCAACTGTATCTGTTATAATAATTGAAACTCTTTTGGAAGTAATCTTTTTCTAGGCCTGTTCATAATTAGACCCATtgttgaaattattctttaatgtGGAAAGAATTTAAgatcataaaaaataaagaatttaagaTAGGCTAGGCTGAAATGGTTAAAATGTggttaataatgctagaaacaTCATAATCTGATTGATAAAATACATgatatgttttatatttaagaaCCTAATCATTATTCAgtaatttggtatttttttaggTTGGCTACTGAGGGCTAAATCTGGTAGCCCATATTTAAGAGGAGGGTAAGGTGCGTtgtcaaaaatacaaatgtGATACATAAAGagaacataaaataaggaatctagtGGTAGCCTACTGCTTTCAGTATTAGGCTTATAGACTGTTTCCTCCTATGGAACTCTTGATCGAGAATAGTAGCCTACCTTGCATCCTAGCCTAGTCTCCTTTCACCTGATATTCTTCAATTTGAGCTATCTAGCTATAATATAGCCTATCAAAATAGCCAGGCTGTACATGAaagtctgttgatttttttctgaaaatggcAATACTGTTGGAAATAAGTAGCCTACAATAAACAATGCAAGTCAAAATAATCACCAAAGTTTCATATATAGTCCATGCCATTGGCTATATATTTTACATTGTCATTAGTAAACCATGTAGCAAAAGAGATTGAATGACACTGTTAGATTATCTTTATTATTAACAAAGCTTTCAAATCAAAGGAGGTCATTGCTTATAATTTCAAAACTGTGATGATTAATTCCCCTATTAGTCTCCCTATTTGCATATATGTTGAGCAATGTCTTTTTCTTATGTTGTTACATGTACTGTTGGCATCTTGTTTTGTATTTATACTGTGAAGAAGTTTATAAATGAGGATTTGGTAAAACATATAGGGCATATAGAGATGTGTAACTTTatggcaaagagcctttaagggATGTGAATGATTTCATTTctgcttttgtcttttttgtaaaaaaaactcaagtaaTATATTACAAGTCAACTTAAGTCATTATCCCACATACTATTTTACTCACTCAGATTTTATACCctattgaaactaatttttagCAATTGTGTTCCTTCAGTTTCAAAACAAAGTAACTTTGAACATATGAAGACTGAACAGTTACACCATTTTTAGCtgaaaactttataaaaaaaaaacaaacagaataacTATACTTTACAAATCTATTACTAAACATAGtgctaagaaataaaaacaaaaatatatgggTTGAGCGCATCAAAGACAATAATTTTCTTGCTACAAGTACTTTAACTCAGAATCAATGAATAGTATTGATATAAGaaagttacaaatttttaatgttgttgaAGTGACAACAAGCTTAAGTTGGTTTAAAGGATCTTTCTTTCACATTTCATTACCCTTTCTATCTACAAAATATTGTTTATAGGGAATAGCTATGTAGGTCCCAGTTGAATTTGCTGTAAAAAGAGCATGTCTAAAATTGCTAAACATAGtaattattgttgtttttccaGTTACTGAGCTTGTGAAAAAATGGGGTAATTTGAGGGATCGCTATGTCCGtctgaagaaaaaaggaaaagctcCCAGTGGCTCTAGTGCTGATTCAAGCTTAAAGCCAGAAGAGCGaaaacttgttgaaaaaatgaacttcCTTCATAGCCATATTGTGGAGAGAAGCAGAAAAACTACAGGAAATACTGTTCAGCGTGAAAGTGGTATTACTAGTGAGAATCCACTGGACTACACCACCACCATTTTTGCTGATAGTCATGATTCAACATTTTTACAGTCTGCAGATAATCAAGAGTCAGAATTTTCACAGTCTGCAGAAACCAGCCTTCAAAATAGTGATGAAGAAGTGAATATTGATGGAgtagtttgattttattacaCCAAGGAAAGAGACTTTTATGGCAAATGAATCAAGTGCTTCATCTTTTCATCAGAATACCACAATCCCACTACCAggaacttcaaaaagaaaaaggactGTGTCTGCAGATTCAAGTGACTTGAATAATATTCTGACAGATTATTTCAAGCAAAGaggttgcaaaaaaaataatacagataGCAACTTGGATCAGCATGATccagacaaatattttttacagtCACTCTTgcctcatttaaaaaaagtaccAGATGATTTGATGTTGGATTGTCAACTAGATATTTTACAAACAATTAAGAAGTATATTTAATCAGATAgtgtattttgaagtatatttaaTCAGTTttatagacaaataaaataaagctttttagttttcgatttaATTTAAGCattgtattatattaaaaaaatggttagtaggtcaaaaaaattataaataggccatcaatataaataatgaagaataattattttagtacaaaaataaaacgtaATTTGAGAAAATAGTTGCAACATTTTATGGCTGTGTTTGAAATAGAGTAGCtggctataaatatttttttaaacaaaatttcttaTAATAGCTTTAGTTTAGACTCCTATTTCTTAGGGAGATGGAGAAAAACAAAGTAAAGAGGAGACAATTTTaatataaagtaaattaaaatatgTCAAAAGACATGGCTGTCATATCCCTATAATTAATGTGAAAGTAGTAACAATTTAGAAACTGACACGTAATGCTCTTTCCCTTTGCCAAGGTACACTTCCAGTAGGTGAAACTAAATACCTAGCCAGACTGTCTCTGAGACATTGGGAGTTTCGTGATGCATTGTTGCTTCCAAACCGTCTGTGTTCAGATAAGACAAAGCTAGTTGATGTTTCATTTTGATCACTCTGAGCTCCACGAGTCTGGATGAGAAAATTATGCAAACATAAACATGCTAAAACTagtaattttgcattttctggCTGGAGAATAATCTCACTCCGAAATATTCTAAATCGTTGGGCAAAAATACCAAACGCATTCTCAATTGATCGGCGGGCACTTGATATTCTGTAGTTATAGATTTTTTGTTCCTCTGAAAGCCTGTTTCCAGGGTATGGGCGCATTATGTAGTCTTTTAGAGGGAATGCTTCATcagcaacaaagaaaaaagggaatttaTCATGAGTTCCAGGTAATGGGCTTGGATCTGGGAATTTAATTGCACCACTTTCAATTTTCTGTCCAAACTCTGATCTTGAAAAGACACCCCCATCACTCTCACTTCCATATGCACCAACatcaacaaatttaaatatgcaATTTGCATTGCATGTTGCTAGCAGAACTATACTATGGTAATTTTTATAGTTGTAAAATTGGGAGCCTGAATTATATGGACACTGAATTCTAATGTGTTTTCGATCCATGGCTCCCACACAGTTTGGAAGTGATGATTTTGCCTTGAATGTTTGGCTTATTTCTTCTAGATCACAGGAATCAGgcagttttaaatattcatcCTTGAGAGCTTCATAAATAGCATTCAATGCGTCTTTTATTATGCCAGATACTGTTGAAAGGCCAACTCTAAAATCATATTGCAAAGAGGTCATTGACATTCCTGTGGCAATGTACCTAAATATTAATGCTAACTTTATTTCTGGTGAGATTGGCTTCCGAAAGTTGGTATGATTCTTTGTCAGCTTGTTCTTTACTTtgtcaaatatttgaaaatactcATGTCTTGTAAACCGTGtatagttaaaaaacttctccTCATCATCAACAAGCAACATGTGTTGTACCAAGGCAATCTGGCCCTTCTCCTCTCTTTCCTTTTGACTGAAGATTGGACGGACCcatattcttctcttctttctaaaaaaagCCAGGATTTTAATGGAGGTTAGTATTATTCCTGTTGCAAAACAGAGGTGAATATGCTACTGGAACTATGGTTTAGAACCAGGAATTGATTCAATTGAATCTAAAGCCATTATAATATAGCCTACCGTCTGGTAAGAATTCTTAAGCAATGTCCCTTTCCCAACCTTAAAAACAATTGCTGTCATCTAGTAATAATTAATGAGCACAATAGGAACCAGTTtgtattttgcttcaattttggaatattattaccaaaaatagaaagaatttaaaaagcttatttattcagttaataatttcaaagttatcaaacaaacacaaagtggaaacaatagggaaaatcttttcaagacagtggacaTCAATGTAGCCCTGGTTGAACTTTGTGGAAGTAAGGATGGTAGGACTGtttataaaaacactttttctaattaattctcaaattttaatgcaagtttattcatatatatatatatatatattctttcttgtattgtgctgaagagagccttggacatagggccaaaatatccactgtcttgaaaagattttccctattgtttctactttgtgtttgtttgttatggaaaagaagtgtggtcttcgttgctATTTTCAGAGTTATCAGTTAGGTCACATAGATGCAGACTGATTTCTAGCTGCTATTGCTTCTTTAAACAAAGAGTAcaatttattggaaaaaaatcacATGACCATTAAAGCATTTATTATAAGCATTTATTTAAGcatttattacaaattttgtttggaaGGAAAGTAATcctcaaacaaaaatatgagcGCTGAAAATAAGTAAAGACaagtcttttcaaagaaaagagagCAAAAACACGCAAGCTTTCTGTAAAGAAAATTGGAATAAATAGGACAACATACCTTTTTAGCTGTTTAGATTCCGCAAGGATAGCCACAGCAGCGATTATATCCTCTTCACTGTCACTACTTGTTCCAGTGTTCCAATTCCAACTTGTTGATTCCATGTTTtgcaaattcaaactttagcagaTGATGATTGTGATCGATTTTCTGCGATAATGGTCTATAactttattacaaataaacGGTTCGGTGTGAAGGGAAGAATTTTGATGTGAAAAAACATAAACGTAAGACCCGTAATATGAAACGTAACAACCGTAGCATTAACCGGAACGTAAGGTCTTACGTTTTCAATGTGAAGGAACCTTAAGGCTGACCAAAATTGTCCGGAAACCCGGATCGCTCTTTTGGGCAATAAAGACGCCGGGAAATCCACATTAATCCGTGTGCTGACGAGAGGAATGTTGGATAACGGGCATGGAAGCAGTTGCAAGaatattcttcaaaatgaaATCCCGATACAAATGCCCGTCCTATAAGAAACCCACACGCCCGAATACCTCCAGGATCAACAATGTAATATTGGGTTTTGATCAAAAAGGAAATACATTTGATTACTCAAAACCTTTCATGACCCTCGAAGATTATTGCATGCAATCTACCAAAATCGTGAACTTCATTGACTTGGCTGGACATGAAGAATTTTCGCTCACTACGATCCGTGGAGTAAATTGTCAAGATCCAAATTACGCTATGCTAGTCGTTGATGGCGCAGCTGGTCCTGTGCACACCAGAAGATGCCCAAAATTTCATCAACGTTTGGCAATGGCAGTCCAAATTCCCATAATCGTTGTTATCACGAAGATTGACCTTATAACGATTCCCA
This Artemia franciscana unplaced genomic scaffold, ASM3288406v1 PGA_scaffold_60, whole genome shotgun sequence DNA region includes the following protein-coding sequences:
- the LOC136042067 gene encoding uncharacterized protein LOC136042067, with amino-acid sequence MESTSWNWNTGTSSDSEEDIIAAVAILAESKQLKRKKRRIWVRPIFSQKEREEKGQIALVQHMLLVDDEEKFFNYTRFTRHEYFQIFDKVKNKLTKNHTNFRKPISPEIKLALIFRYIATGMSMTSLQYDFRVGLSTVSGIIKDALNAIYEALKDEYLKLPDSCDLEEISQTFKAKSSLPNCVGAMDRKHIRIQCPYNSGSQFYNYKNYHSIVLLATCNANCIFKFVDVGAYGSESDGGVFSRSEFGQKIESGAIKFPDPSPLPGTHDKFPFFFVADEAFPLKDYIMRPYPGNRLSEEQKIYNYRISSARRSIENAFGIFAQRFRIFRSEIILQPENAKLLVLACLCLHNFLIQTRGAQSDQNETSTSFVLSEHRRFGSNNASRNSQCLRDSLARYLVSPTGSVPWQRERALRVSF
- the LOC136042066 gene encoding uncharacterized protein LOC136042066, with the protein product MVILTLAIFGIEPIWAISIRSAKNLTTIRRGEMYQNGSVEPLQLTVPFLLALPQLEMGSYRAVTAVTEKPSAGTHPTLKAKMDVFDEQIIEFVEARKYLYSSKDPGFKDRQLKQNSWESLSQSFASVGKDISVTELVKKWGNLRDRYVRLKKKGKAPSGSSADSSLKPEERKLVEKMNFLHSHIVERSRKTTGNTVQRESGITSENPLDYTTTIFADSHDSTFLQSADNQESEFSQSAETSLQNSDEEVNIDGVV